From Halanaerobium saccharolyticum subsp. saccharolyticum DSM 6643:
GAGGACCAGCACTGCTAGAACATTATAGATTGGTACTACAAAAGCAACTACTAGAGAAGCTAAAGGTCCAACTGCCCCTGTTACATTTTCTAAAAGCGAAAAACCAACATATACAAAATTACCTCTAAAAGTTCCATGGATAAAAGCTCCCAGTTTGTTTTTCTCTTCAACAACAAATTTTGAATATATATAAATTAAAGCTACACTAATTATTGTTCCCATAATTGCAAAGCTAATTAATTCGAAATTAAAATTATCAACAACTGAACTTCTGGAGACATTATTAAATAATTTTAATGGTAAGGCTATGTAAAAAACAATAAAATTGGCAGCAGTAATAAAATCCTTTTTAATTATATTTTTAGTTTTTAAAATAAATCCACTTAACATAATTAAAAAAATAGGCAAAGCAACACTTAGGCTAAATATGAAATTATCTAACATTATTACCTCCTGTACTTATTAATATCTATTAAAAAAGCCGCCCAAAAAGGGCGGCGGTTAAGTATTTATTTTATTTGAAATTATTATTCTACAACTTTAATTTCTTTTCTTCCTTCCCAGTGACCATGAAGGTTACAGAAAGCATATACATTTAAATCACAAGATTCTTCTAATTTAACATTCAAGGTAGCTTCTGCTTTCATATCAGGAGTAAATTCTACTCTAGCAAGGCTTGCATAATTAGCATATAGATCAAAATACTGAATATAGTGATCTTTACCCATTGGATGAGTGATTTCCTTACCAAAAGTAACTTTCACTTCAAAATACTCACCTTTTTTAACTTCATCAGGACATTGAATATAAGGAACATGTTTTTTCTCTAAGGCTGTCTTGTCTTCACCAGTGTTTTCCAACTTCTTAAGATCATAATAACCCATTTTAAAATTCCTCCTTATAGTTTGTGATTAATTATTAAATATTCTAAATTAACTTTTAGGTCAATTTAGAAAATTTTATTTTTTTATAACGAACAAACTAACTCTTTAAATCAATTATAGTCACTGTTTAGATTACTATAAATAATTATATCAAAAAATAATTACTTAGTAAACTTACGAAATGCTGAGCTAGGTTCTCCACATACAGGACATTTATCTGGTAAACCATCTACTACAGTGTGTCCACAAACTTCACAGATAGTTACATATTCTAATTCAATATCTTCTCCATTATCTACATGCTCTTTTGCATTTCTAAATAATTTAGCATGGATCTGCTCAGCTTCTAAAGCATAGTGGAATGAACGAACTGCATCTGACTCACCCTGTTCTTTGGCAACAATACTGTATGTAGGATACATCTGTTCCACTTCTCCCTCTTCGCCTTCAATAGCTCCAACAAGGTTTTCAGATGTTGTGCCTAAACCAAATTCTCCACCACCAGCAACTAAAAAATCTCCTTCAACATTATCATGAGCTGCAAAGTGATTTCCTGCATGAACTTCTTCAGCATAAGCAATAGCATCAAATAAAAGCGCTACGTTTTCAAAGCCTTCTTCGTCTGCTTTTTGGCCCCAAACCTTATATCTCTGATAAGCCATACTTTCTCCAGCATAAGCAGAACGTAAATTTTGAGCTGTCATATCATTTTTAACCATATTTTAAAAATACCTCCATTTATTAATAATTATTACTGTTAATAGTATAGCATTCTTAATTATGTTATGTCAAGAATAACTAGTTATTGAGTATAAAAAACGTTTATAGTTCCTCTATATAATATTATTTCTATTTAAATGTTTTATTTCCTGCTTTTTAATTAAATATAGTTAAATTTTTAATTTGTTTTAATCTGTTATCTTTATTTTTTTGATTATTCTTTAAACTTAAGTAAAAAAAAACGACTGGATGCACTCCAGTCGGATAGTTATATTATTTGTTATTTCTGAGTCTTGTTTTTTCTTTTAAAATCTTTTTACGCAGACGAATCGCTTCTGGAGTAATTTCTACTAATTCATCATCTTCTATAAATTCTAAAGCCTGCTCTAAAGTGAATTTCTTTGCAGGAGCCAAATTAATAGAATCATCAGAACCAGAAGCTCTAACATTTGTCAGTTTCTTATTTTTACAAGCATTAACTGTTAGGTCATTATCACGACTGTGTAAGCCAATAATCATTCCCTCATAGACCTTAGTTCCAGGCTCAATAAACATTTCGCCTCTATCTTCTAAATTAGAAAGTGCATAACCCATAGCCGTTCCCTGCTGATTGGAAACCAAAACACCATTTTTCCGTTTTGGTACTTCACCTTTAAATGGTTCATATTTTT
This genomic window contains:
- a CDS encoding rubrerythrin family protein yields the protein MVKNDMTAQNLRSAYAGESMAYQRYKVWGQKADEEGFENVALLFDAIAYAEEVHAGNHFAAHDNVEGDFLVAGGGEFGLGTTSENLVGAIEGEEGEVEQMYPTYSIVAKEQGESDAVRSFHYALEAEQIHAKLFRNAKEHVDNGEDIELEYVTICEVCGHTVVDGLPDKCPVCGEPSSAFRKFTK
- a CDS encoding class II SORL domain-containing protein, whose translation is MGYYDLKKLENTGEDKTALEKKHVPYIQCPDEVKKGEYFEVKVTFGKEITHPMGKDHYIQYFDLYANYASLARVEFTPDMKAEATLNVKLEESCDLNVYAFCNLHGHWEGRKEIKVVE